One window of the Alicyclobacillus vulcanalis genome contains the following:
- the ligA gene encoding NAD-dependent DNA ligase LigA, with the protein MRVVDAKSALSLEEARTRAKVLREQIEYHNRKYYLEDNPEISDAEWDALMRDLIELERKYPELVDPASPTQRVGAPAMAGFAKVVHEVPMLSLANAYSTEDLLDWDRRVRQAVGDDIRYVCELKIDGLAVSLRYEDGRLVLGATRGDGAVGEDITANIRTIRNVPLELSEPVSLEVRGEAYMPKREFLRLNELREQQGEPLFANPRNAAAGSLRQLDPAVAASRRLGVIVYQLVRAEAHGCETHSQALDYVERLGLPAHRERHVCANIEDVIAYIEAWGDKRHDLPYATDGMVVKVDALQLQSRLGATAKSPRWAIAYKYAAEQAETTLRAIELNVGRTGVVTPTAVFDPVQLAGTTVSRASLHNEDLVHEKDIRVGDVIVVQKAGDIIPEVIRSLPERRTEPLPEFRMPESCPQCGSRLVRLDGEVAWRCINPDCPALLREGLIHFCSRDAMDIEGLGEQWITVLLERGLVRTHADLYRLRKADLVQLERMGDKLADKLLHNIQESKRNSLERLLFGLGIRHVGEKAAKTLAEHFGSMDALMAAGEEELMAIPDIGPKVAQSIRQYFATPRVQQLIQELKELGVNMVYHGPQKAADGPLAGKTVVLTGVLQAADRKQATEWIERMGGKVASSVSAKTDVLIAGEKAGSKLAKAKEILQNHPDAKLEIWDEAAFMRVVEEAGLV; encoded by the coding sequence ATGCGTGTCGTGGACGCCAAGTCGGCCTTGTCCCTGGAAGAAGCGCGGACGCGCGCCAAGGTGCTCCGGGAGCAGATTGAGTACCACAACCGGAAGTACTACCTCGAGGACAACCCGGAGATCTCCGACGCCGAGTGGGACGCGCTCATGCGCGATCTCATCGAGCTCGAGCGAAAGTATCCGGAACTCGTCGATCCCGCCTCGCCCACGCAGCGCGTGGGCGCCCCGGCGATGGCCGGGTTTGCCAAAGTGGTGCACGAGGTGCCCATGTTGTCGCTCGCAAACGCGTATTCCACCGAAGACTTGCTCGATTGGGACCGGCGCGTGCGGCAGGCGGTGGGCGACGACATCCGCTATGTGTGTGAGCTGAAGATCGACGGGCTGGCCGTGTCCTTGCGGTACGAGGACGGCCGACTCGTGCTCGGCGCGACGCGCGGAGACGGCGCCGTCGGCGAAGACATCACGGCCAACATCCGCACCATCCGCAACGTGCCCCTCGAGCTCTCCGAACCCGTCTCGCTCGAAGTCCGCGGCGAGGCGTACATGCCCAAGCGGGAATTCCTCCGGCTCAACGAGCTGCGCGAGCAACAGGGAGAACCCCTGTTTGCCAACCCGCGCAATGCGGCCGCCGGATCGCTGCGCCAGCTCGATCCCGCCGTGGCGGCCAGCCGCAGGCTCGGCGTGATCGTCTACCAGCTGGTGCGCGCGGAGGCGCACGGCTGCGAGACGCACAGCCAGGCGCTCGACTACGTGGAGCGCCTCGGGTTGCCCGCGCACCGCGAGAGGCACGTGTGCGCGAATATCGAGGACGTGATCGCCTACATCGAGGCGTGGGGGGACAAGCGCCACGACCTGCCGTACGCCACCGACGGCATGGTGGTGAAGGTGGACGCTCTGCAGCTTCAGTCGCGCCTGGGCGCCACGGCGAAGAGCCCGCGCTGGGCCATCGCGTACAAGTACGCGGCCGAGCAGGCGGAGACGACGCTTCGCGCCATCGAGCTGAACGTGGGCCGCACCGGCGTGGTCACCCCCACAGCTGTGTTCGATCCCGTCCAGCTCGCCGGCACGACGGTGTCGCGAGCGTCGCTGCACAACGAGGACCTGGTGCATGAGAAGGACATCCGCGTCGGCGACGTGATCGTCGTGCAGAAGGCGGGGGACATCATTCCGGAAGTCATTCGGTCGCTGCCCGAGCGCCGCACGGAACCGTTGCCCGAATTCCGCATGCCGGAGTCGTGCCCGCAGTGCGGCTCCCGGTTGGTGCGACTGGACGGCGAGGTGGCGTGGCGCTGCATCAACCCGGATTGTCCGGCGCTTTTGCGCGAGGGGCTCATCCACTTCTGCTCGCGCGACGCCATGGACATCGAGGGGCTTGGCGAGCAGTGGATCACGGTGCTCCTGGAGCGCGGACTCGTGCGCACCCACGCGGATTTGTACCGCTTGCGCAAGGCCGATCTCGTCCAACTCGAGCGGATGGGGGATAAGTTGGCGGACAAGTTGCTGCACAACATCCAGGAGAGCAAGCGGAACTCCCTCGAGCGCCTTCTGTTTGGCCTTGGCATCCGGCACGTCGGTGAGAAGGCGGCGAAGACCTTGGCGGAGCACTTTGGCTCCATGGATGCGCTGATGGCCGCAGGGGAAGAAGAACTCATGGCCATCCCCGACATCGGCCCGAAGGTCGCGCAGAGCATCCGCCAGTACTTCGCGACGCCGCGCGTGCAACAGCTCATCCAAGAACTGAAGGAACTCGGCGTCAACATGGTGTACCACGGCCCGCAAAAGGCGGCGGACGGCCCGCTGGCGGGCAAGACGGTCGTGCTGACCGGCGTGCTTCAGGCGGCGGACCGGAAGCAGGCGACGGAATGGATCGAGCGGATGGGCGGAAAAGTCGCGTCGAGCGTGAGCGCAAAGACGGACGTGCTCATCGCGGGCGAGAAGGCGGGGTCGAAGCTCGCCAAGGCGAAGGAAATTTTGCAGAACCACCCCGATGCGAAGTTGGAAATCTGGGACGAGGCCGCGTTTATGCGGGTTGTCGAAGAAGCGGGGCTCGTCTGA
- a CDS encoding GNAT family N-acetyltransferase, translating to MFCQRIDDSLCLRLLEPRDAEDLYRLLDESRAYLREWLPFLDDNQSSADTRAFILSGLKRYANQDGAEIGLWYQGEIAGVLGLHFIDWANRATSLGYWLGERYQGKGIMTRACQAVIDILFRDYGLMRVEIRAATGNRKSRAVAERLGFTYEGFKRQAEWLYDHYVDHAVYSMLAHEWQSPRAT from the coding sequence ATGTTTTGCCAGCGGATCGACGATTCTCTCTGCTTGCGGCTTTTGGAGCCCAGAGATGCGGAGGATTTGTACCGCCTGCTGGACGAATCGCGCGCCTATCTGCGCGAGTGGCTTCCGTTTCTGGACGACAACCAAAGTTCGGCGGACACGCGGGCCTTTATTCTGTCGGGTCTCAAGCGATACGCCAACCAGGACGGGGCGGAAATTGGCCTGTGGTACCAGGGCGAGATCGCAGGCGTGTTGGGATTGCACTTCATCGATTGGGCCAATCGAGCGACGTCTCTTGGCTATTGGCTCGGCGAGCGGTATCAGGGAAAGGGCATCATGACGAGGGCTTGCCAGGCCGTGATCGACATCCTGTTTCGCGACTACGGGCTCATGCGCGTGGAGATCCGCGCCGCGACAGGCAACCGCAAAAGCCGGGCCGTCGCGGAGCGGCTTGGGTTCACGTACGAGGGCTTCAAACGGCAGGCCGAGTGGTTGTACGACCACTACGTGGATCACGCGGTGTACAGCATGTTGGCGCATGAGTGGCAAAGTCCGCGTGCCACGTGA
- a CDS encoding GNAT family N-acetyltransferase: MPSPPVRIEVVRPRSAADKRWLAELWARAWGGDVMVSRGQIHRLQDAEAFLAIGDGAYLGAATFILEDEACELLSLNSLTEGMGVGTRLLQAVEHAAEQAGARYVTLITSNDNLKAMRFYLRRGYRFHAVHVGAIDEARKQKPSIPLVGLECIPLHDEIELRKVWST, from the coding sequence ATGCCGTCTCCGCCCGTTCGTATCGAAGTGGTTCGCCCGCGCTCTGCGGCAGACAAGCGTTGGCTCGCCGAACTGTGGGCCCGAGCGTGGGGCGGCGATGTGATGGTCTCGAGAGGCCAAATCCACCGGCTGCAAGACGCCGAAGCCTTTTTGGCCATCGGGGATGGCGCGTATCTTGGCGCCGCCACGTTCATCCTGGAAGACGAAGCGTGCGAACTCCTGAGCCTCAACAGCCTGACGGAAGGCATGGGCGTGGGAACGCGCTTGCTGCAGGCGGTGGAACATGCGGCCGAACAGGCGGGCGCACGGTACGTGACCCTCATCACATCGAACGATAACCTGAAGGCCATGCGGTTTTATCTGCGGCGCGGCTACCGGTTTCACGCCGTGCACGTCGGCGCCATCGACGAGGCGAGGAAGCAGAAGCCGTCGATTCCGCTCGTGGGCCTGGAATGTATCCCGCTCCACGACGAGATCGAGCTGCGCAAAGTGTGGTCGACGTGA
- the gatA gene encoding Asp-tRNA(Asn)/Glu-tRNA(Gln) amidotransferase subunit GatA: protein MKVPTVKDILQSLAAGETRARDWVETSLRAIREVDERLKAFLLVDEEQALAAADRIDRAKMYERAPLRGVPYAAKDNIVTRGVRTTAASRILENYIPPYNATVIDKLNQAAAVMVGKTNMDEFAMGSSTETSAFQKTANPYGEDRVPGGSSGGSAAAVAAGLVPFALGSDTGGSIRQPAAFTGCFGLKPTYGRVSRYGLIAFASSLDQIGPFTRTAEDAALVLNAICGHDPLDSTSSRHPVPNFADGIDQGVKGLRVGIVRHLPEDGLEPGVKDAVDRAIRQLEAEGAEVVEVELPHMEYAVATYYLIAPAEASSNLARYDGVRYGRRAEASSLIEMYEKSRSEGFGMEVKRRIIIGTYALSSGYYDAYYKRAQQMRTLIRQDYERAFEACDVIVTPTAPTTAFKIGEKLDNPLQMYLNDIYTIPANLAGLPGASVPCGFADGLPVGLQIIGKPFDEATILRVAHAYEQVRDFAWPKPVLGVAE from the coding sequence GTGAAGGTGCCGACGGTCAAAGACATACTCCAATCTCTCGCGGCGGGAGAGACCCGCGCGCGCGACTGGGTCGAGACGTCCCTCCGGGCGATTCGGGAAGTCGACGAGCGGCTCAAGGCGTTCTTGCTCGTGGATGAGGAGCAGGCGCTCGCCGCGGCGGATCGGATCGATCGCGCCAAGATGTACGAGCGGGCACCGCTTCGCGGCGTTCCGTATGCCGCGAAGGACAACATCGTCACCCGAGGCGTGCGGACCACGGCCGCGTCTCGCATTCTCGAGAATTACATACCGCCCTACAACGCGACGGTGATCGACAAGCTGAACCAGGCCGCCGCGGTCATGGTGGGCAAGACCAACATGGACGAGTTCGCCATGGGTTCGTCCACGGAGACGTCCGCGTTTCAAAAGACGGCGAACCCGTACGGCGAAGACCGGGTGCCGGGCGGATCGAGCGGCGGATCGGCCGCGGCGGTGGCGGCGGGGTTGGTGCCGTTTGCGCTCGGCTCGGATACCGGCGGGTCGATTCGCCAACCGGCCGCGTTTACAGGTTGCTTTGGGCTGAAGCCGACGTACGGCCGCGTGTCCCGCTACGGGCTCATCGCGTTTGCCTCGTCGCTCGACCAAATCGGGCCCTTCACGCGGACGGCAGAGGACGCGGCGCTGGTGCTGAACGCCATCTGCGGGCATGATCCGCTCGATTCCACCTCGAGCCGTCATCCGGTGCCGAATTTCGCGGACGGGATCGACCAGGGCGTCAAGGGGCTGCGGGTGGGCATCGTGCGCCACCTGCCGGAGGATGGCCTGGAGCCCGGCGTGAAGGACGCGGTCGATCGCGCCATTCGGCAGCTGGAGGCCGAGGGGGCGGAAGTCGTCGAAGTTGAACTGCCGCACATGGAGTACGCCGTGGCGACGTATTACCTCATCGCCCCGGCGGAGGCTTCGTCCAACCTGGCGCGTTATGACGGCGTCCGGTATGGGCGGCGCGCGGAGGCCTCGAGCCTGATCGAGATGTACGAGAAGTCGCGCAGCGAAGGCTTCGGCATGGAGGTCAAGCGCCGTATCATCATCGGCACGTATGCCCTGTCGTCCGGGTACTATGACGCGTACTACAAGCGCGCGCAGCAGATGCGGACGCTCATTCGGCAGGATTACGAGCGCGCGTTCGAGGCGTGCGACGTGATCGTCACGCCGACCGCGCCGACGACGGCGTTCAAGATTGGCGAGAAGCTCGATAATCCGCTGCAGATGTACTTAAACGACATCTACACCATTCCGGCCAATCTCGCGGGTCTGCCGGGGGCCAGCGTGCCGTGCGGCTTTGCGGATGGCCTTCCTGTGGGGCTGCAGATCATCGGCAAGCCGTTCGATGAGGCCACGATTTTGCGCGTGGCGCACGCGTACGAGCAGGTGCGCGATTTCGCGTGGCCGAAACCGGTGCTGGGGGTGGCAGAATGA
- a CDS encoding gluzincin family metallopeptidase — MRSRWMSGLAVAGLLALETIGVAWRPAGDIGVVHQQAASIEHRSKQVRVDTASPSSEPQGVHFSFPFFFGPAVKIVTYGTGIPASEVTHIQNLLNRVNAVQRIRDFLGVRMNHTATIVLVKNAADYQAELRQLGVSAGDASSLSQDSNGFTLGSTVVIPLFQNPTDVDLANVLTHELTHVDINQHIANIPSWMNEGMAVYMGMNGQKAIENPVDFESDEKQDAENILQVVQSNQLVPLTGSEAAILSGQETYDYELQDWLAVCYLIAHYGKSSIQTLVHHLESENPNQAFLDTYGESVSAFNAQFTRALKQSAAVASGGASLELNISPSYHGEIFVQPPNQALGHGFKAEPGTHHVIVTTTGQVQADLPSIGTKKSKMPATPGTMYVSLLPQRFDTMDGQKLLDAEMEIQIQNGLYTFENAWVELANNPMYNPSYVPQVLGVSITAIHDEASDDPILTMLNAENA; from the coding sequence ATGCGCAGTCGGTGGATGAGCGGGCTCGCGGTGGCAGGTCTCTTGGCACTCGAGACCATAGGTGTGGCGTGGCGTCCGGCAGGCGATATCGGCGTTGTTCACCAGCAAGCCGCGTCAATCGAACATCGAAGCAAACAGGTGCGAGTCGATACGGCATCGCCGTCGTCGGAACCGCAGGGCGTTCACTTTTCGTTCCCGTTTTTCTTCGGCCCTGCCGTGAAAATCGTGACATACGGCACGGGCATCCCGGCTTCAGAAGTCACGCATATCCAGAACCTTCTCAATCGCGTGAATGCTGTGCAGCGAATTCGCGACTTCTTGGGCGTTCGCATGAATCACACCGCGACCATCGTCTTGGTGAAAAATGCGGCGGACTATCAGGCGGAACTCCGCCAGCTCGGCGTGTCGGCGGGGGATGCATCGAGCCTGTCCCAGGATTCGAACGGATTCACCCTCGGCAGTACCGTCGTCATTCCCTTGTTTCAAAACCCCACGGACGTGGACCTCGCCAATGTCCTCACGCACGAACTGACCCACGTCGATATCAATCAGCACATCGCCAACATCCCGAGTTGGATGAACGAGGGCATGGCGGTCTACATGGGTATGAACGGCCAAAAGGCCATCGAAAATCCCGTGGATTTTGAGAGCGACGAGAAACAGGATGCGGAGAACATCCTCCAGGTGGTTCAATCGAATCAGCTCGTCCCTCTGACCGGGAGCGAAGCGGCGATTCTCTCGGGACAGGAGACCTACGATTATGAACTCCAGGACTGGCTGGCGGTTTGCTATCTCATCGCGCACTATGGCAAATCGTCGATTCAAACGCTGGTCCATCACCTCGAATCCGAAAATCCCAACCAGGCCTTCTTGGATACGTACGGTGAGTCTGTGTCTGCATTCAATGCGCAGTTCACCAGAGCTTTGAAACAGTCCGCGGCCGTGGCCAGTGGCGGCGCTTCGCTCGAGCTCAACATTTCTCCCTCGTACCATGGCGAGATTTTCGTGCAGCCGCCGAATCAGGCACTGGGGCACGGGTTCAAGGCCGAGCCCGGCACGCACCACGTCATCGTCACCACCACAGGCCAGGTTCAGGCGGATCTGCCGTCTATCGGCACGAAGAAGAGCAAAATGCCGGCGACACCGGGCACCATGTACGTGTCGCTCCTGCCTCAGCGGTTCGACACCATGGACGGCCAAAAGTTGCTCGACGCCGAGATGGAAATCCAGATTCAAAACGGCCTCTATACGTTTGAAAACGCCTGGGTGGAACTCGCGAATAACCCCATGTACAATCCGTCCTACGTGCCGCAGGTCCTCGGTGTGAGCATCACGGCCATTCACGACGAAGCGTCGGATGATCCCATCCTGACCATGCTGAACGCGGAGAACGCGTGA
- a CDS encoding iron-sulfur cluster biosynthesis family protein, giving the protein MAVEVRVTDAAKSRLVAMGVPEGSRLRLEADIESHVSCACQIDIHMIADGAPPLAVSLGYDVRVDDATQALLGEGGPLVLDYVPLSGLVLRSPNETLAHNIQVEA; this is encoded by the coding sequence ATGGCTGTGGAGGTTCGGGTGACGGATGCGGCGAAATCGCGGCTGGTGGCGATGGGCGTTCCGGAGGGCAGCCGGCTTCGCTTGGAAGCCGACATCGAGTCGCACGTGAGCTGCGCGTGCCAGATCGATATTCACATGATCGCCGACGGCGCGCCGCCTCTTGCGGTGTCGCTTGGCTACGACGTGCGCGTGGACGATGCGACGCAGGCGCTTCTCGGCGAAGGTGGGCCGCTCGTCTTGGATTATGTGCCGCTCAGCGGGTTGGTGCTGCGTTCGCCGAACGAGACGCTTGCGCACAACATCCAGGTGGAGGCGTGA
- a CDS encoding SDR family oxidoreductase, which produces MRLQDRIAVITGAASGMGRAMAMLFAEEGAQVLAADIDAQGLDGVAQAIREMGGRVETLVANMASADDVNAMIDRAVEQFGGIDILVNNAGIMDGMKAAHEVTDDLWERVFSVNVTGPMRAIRRALPVMMEKKRGAIVNIASVGGLFGSRAGAAYTASKHAIVGLTKNVAYQYARFGIRCNAIAPGGVETNIMGSSPQVDPASLGVQAAMAGMAINPRTGKPDEIARAALFLASDEASFINGAILVADAGWTAY; this is translated from the coding sequence TTGCGCCTTCAAGATCGCATCGCCGTCATCACAGGTGCCGCATCCGGCATGGGACGTGCCATGGCCATGCTTTTCGCCGAAGAGGGCGCGCAGGTGCTCGCCGCCGACATCGACGCCCAGGGTCTCGACGGTGTGGCGCAGGCCATTCGCGAAATGGGCGGGCGCGTGGAGACCTTGGTCGCCAACATGGCCTCTGCCGACGATGTGAACGCGATGATCGACCGCGCGGTGGAGCAATTTGGCGGGATCGACATTCTGGTCAACAATGCGGGCATCATGGACGGCATGAAAGCCGCGCACGAGGTCACAGACGACCTCTGGGAACGCGTGTTTTCCGTCAACGTCACGGGGCCCATGCGCGCCATTCGCCGGGCGCTGCCCGTCATGATGGAGAAGAAGCGCGGCGCCATCGTGAACATCGCGTCCGTGGGAGGCCTGTTTGGCTCGCGAGCTGGCGCGGCGTACACGGCCTCCAAGCACGCCATCGTCGGACTGACCAAAAACGTCGCCTACCAGTACGCACGCTTCGGCATTCGCTGCAACGCCATCGCCCCGGGCGGCGTGGAGACCAATATCATGGGCTCAAGTCCTCAGGTCGATCCGGCCTCGCTCGGGGTCCAAGCGGCCATGGCGGGCATGGCCATCAACCCGCGCACCGGCAAGCCGGACGAGATCGCACGCGCGGCGCTGTTTCTCGCCTCCGACGAGGCGAGTTTCATCAACGGCGCCATTCTCGTCGCGGATGCGGGCTGGACCGCGTACTGA
- the pcrA gene encoding DNA helicase PcrA, with protein sequence MVATAEASGILEGLNDRQREAVTATDGPVLVIAGAGSGKTSVLTRRIAYLIAERRVPPWAILAITFTNKAAREMEARIERLVGPAAADIWTSTFHAMCARILRREIHHLGYTSAFTVLDAADQVSLVRRLMQEMNIDVRKFEPRAVLHAISQHKNELRSAEKALDLAGSPYDKMVGDVYLAYEKRLRENQALDFDDLLVKTVELFRKVPDVLSYYQHRFSHIHVDEYQDTNHAQYVLVKLLADRRRNLCVVGDSDQSIYGWRGADIRNILEFQRDYPDARVIRLEQNYRSTGRILRIANQVIQHNQLRLEKNLWTDRGEGEMAKLFVAPDERVEADLVASEIQKLTTEGRRYRDVAILYRTNAQSRVLEEVFLQRGIPYRIYGGLRFYERREVKDVLAYLRLIANPNDDVSFLRVVNVPKRGIGETTLEKLAAYARTAGTSLFDAALHAAEAGISKKAASALQSFVELIQTLQLQRAFLPLTDLADEVLDKSGYREALRAERSLEAEARLENLDEFLSLTREFDENGVEGDAGALEQFLTQVALVSDADLPGGRPAGGEEGDEVSMMTLHAAKGLEFPVVFLVGLEEGVFPHRRAFDGGEELEEERRLCYVGITRAMERLYLTTCHSRMLFGERRAFTPSRFLAEMPASDIERAGDDTSFRRSSWREAEADVRANVHALADAPTGGRLSVPRSFGADLSVPYEPGDLVEHRKWGRGVIVAKSGEGESLELVVRFADPIGEKRLFAKFAPIHKVDS encoded by the coding sequence ATGGTGGCCACGGCGGAAGCGAGCGGCATTCTCGAGGGGCTGAACGACAGACAGCGCGAGGCGGTCACGGCGACGGACGGCCCGGTGCTCGTCATTGCGGGCGCGGGCAGCGGCAAGACGAGCGTGCTCACGCGGCGGATCGCATATCTCATCGCCGAGCGCCGCGTGCCGCCATGGGCCATTCTCGCCATCACGTTCACCAACAAGGCGGCGCGGGAGATGGAGGCGCGCATTGAGCGCCTGGTGGGTCCTGCGGCGGCCGACATCTGGACGTCGACCTTTCACGCGATGTGCGCGCGAATTCTGCGCCGCGAGATTCATCACCTGGGCTACACGTCCGCCTTCACCGTGCTGGACGCCGCGGATCAGGTGTCGCTCGTCAGGCGGCTGATGCAGGAGATGAATATCGACGTCCGCAAGTTTGAGCCCCGGGCGGTCCTCCATGCCATCAGCCAGCACAAGAACGAGCTGCGCTCGGCGGAAAAGGCGCTGGATCTCGCCGGATCGCCGTACGACAAGATGGTGGGGGACGTGTATCTCGCCTACGAGAAGCGGCTGCGGGAAAACCAGGCGCTCGACTTTGACGATCTCCTCGTGAAGACGGTGGAACTCTTCCGCAAAGTGCCCGACGTTCTCTCGTATTATCAACACCGCTTTAGCCATATTCATGTCGATGAGTACCAGGATACCAACCATGCGCAGTACGTCCTGGTGAAGCTGCTCGCCGACAGGCGGCGAAACCTGTGCGTCGTCGGCGACTCCGACCAGTCCATCTACGGCTGGCGGGGGGCGGACATTCGCAATATCCTCGAATTCCAGCGTGATTATCCGGATGCGCGCGTCATCCGGCTGGAGCAAAACTACCGCTCGACAGGGCGCATTCTGCGCATCGCCAACCAGGTCATTCAGCACAACCAACTGAGGCTCGAGAAAAACCTGTGGACGGATCGCGGCGAAGGCGAGATGGCGAAGCTGTTTGTGGCGCCGGATGAACGGGTCGAGGCTGACCTCGTCGCGAGCGAAATCCAGAAGTTGACCACCGAGGGGCGCCGCTATCGGGACGTGGCCATTCTGTACCGCACCAACGCCCAGTCGCGCGTCCTGGAGGAAGTGTTCCTGCAGCGCGGCATTCCCTACCGCATCTACGGCGGCCTTCGCTTCTACGAGCGGCGCGAAGTGAAGGACGTCTTGGCGTACCTGCGGCTCATCGCCAATCCCAACGACGACGTCTCGTTCCTGCGCGTGGTCAATGTGCCCAAGCGCGGCATCGGCGAGACGACGCTCGAGAAGCTCGCGGCGTACGCGCGCACAGCGGGCACGTCCCTCTTCGACGCGGCGCTTCACGCGGCTGAGGCGGGCATCTCCAAGAAGGCGGCCTCGGCCCTTCAGTCGTTCGTGGAGCTGATTCAGACGCTCCAGCTCCAGCGCGCCTTTTTGCCGCTGACAGACCTCGCCGACGAGGTCCTCGACAAGTCCGGCTATCGCGAGGCCCTGCGCGCCGAGCGCAGCCTCGAGGCCGAAGCGCGGCTTGAGAACCTCGACGAATTTCTGTCGCTCACGCGCGAATTTGATGAGAACGGCGTTGAGGGCGACGCCGGAGCGCTGGAACAGTTCCTCACGCAGGTGGCCCTCGTGTCGGACGCCGATCTGCCGGGCGGGCGCCCCGCGGGCGGCGAGGAGGGCGATGAGGTCTCCATGATGACGCTCCACGCCGCGAAGGGCCTGGAGTTTCCCGTCGTATTTCTCGTCGGCCTCGAGGAGGGCGTCTTCCCGCATCGGCGCGCGTTCGACGGGGGCGAGGAGCTCGAAGAGGAGCGCCGGCTCTGCTACGTCGGCATCACGCGCGCCATGGAGCGGCTTTACTTGACCACGTGCCATTCGCGCATGCTGTTTGGGGAGCGCAGGGCCTTCACGCCTTCCCGGTTCCTCGCCGAGATGCCCGCATCAGACATCGAGCGGGCGGGAGACGACACGTCCTTCCGGCGCAGCAGCTGGCGCGAGGCCGAGGCCGATGTGCGGGCGAACGTCCATGCGCTCGCCGACGCCCCAACCGGCGGGCGGCTCAGCGTGCCTCGCTCGTTCGGCGCAGATCTCTCGGTGCCGTATGAACCGGGCGATCTCGTCGAGCACCGAAAATGGGGGCGCGGCGTGATCGTGGCCAAGTCGGGAGAGGGAGAATCGCTGGAGCTCGTCGTTCGATTCGCGGATCCCATCGGCGAGAAGCGGCTCTTCGCGAAGTTCGCGCCGATCCACAAGGTGGATTCGTAA
- the gatC gene encoding Asp-tRNA(Asn)/Glu-tRNA(Gln) amidotransferase subunit GatC, which translates to MKITDETVSHVAKLARLWLDPQELAQLVPQLNDILEYAAQLQSVPMDGVEPTSHPFHEANVVRADVPRESLARDEALRNAPDQDQCMVRVPAVLEGGGGA; encoded by the coding sequence TTGAAGATCACCGATGAGACGGTGAGCCACGTCGCCAAACTGGCGCGATTGTGGCTGGACCCTCAAGAACTCGCGCAGCTCGTTCCCCAGTTGAACGACATTCTCGAGTATGCCGCACAATTGCAAAGTGTGCCGATGGACGGCGTTGAACCGACCAGTCATCCGTTCCACGAGGCGAATGTCGTGCGCGCCGATGTGCCGCGCGAGAGTTTGGCCCGGGATGAGGCGCTCCGCAACGCTCCCGATCAAGATCAGTGCATGGTGCGCGTTCCCGCGGTGCTGGAAGGAGGCGGCGGCGCGTGA